The following proteins are co-located in the Dromiciops gliroides isolate mDroGli1 chromosome 2, mDroGli1.pri, whole genome shotgun sequence genome:
- the LOC122739400 gene encoding olfactory receptor 1030-like — protein MESSNLTLVTEFILLGLSSWPELQVHLFLLFLMIYMMILLGNLLIVLLILRDSRLHTPMYFFLTNLSILEVCYTSSVFPQMLVHFLAERKSISYSCCVIQVYTFLSFGIAECYILSVMAYDRYVAIRDPLRYSVTMNWGICGMLAAGSWLGGFMASTVDTVTTFQLSFCQDNVIDHFLCEMPALLHLSCTDTTHAELVMQILCIFTLLCPITFIILSYAHIIIAVLRIRSAQGRRKAFSTCSSHLLVVTLFFGTVMSLYMKPQSLSSPEYNKIVSVFYVVFTPALNPLIYSLRNKEVKMALRKLLGKPEGA, from the coding sequence ATGGAAAGCAGCAACCTCACTTTGGTGACTGAGTTCATCCTCCTTGGCCTCTCCAGCTGGCCTGAGCTCCAGGTGCAcctcttcttgctcttcctcatgATCTACATGATGATCTTGCTGGGGAACCTGCTCATTGTGTTGCTGATATTGAGGGATTCACGCCTCCACACACCTATGTACTTCTTCCTCACTAATTTATCCATTCTAGAAGTCTGTTACACATCCTCTGTGTTTCCACAGATGCTAGTACACTTCTTGGCAGAGAGAAAGTCCATCTCCTACTCTTGCTGTGTCATACAGGTCTACACATTCCTGTCCTTTGGCATTGCAGAGTGTTACATCCTCTCAGTGATGGCCTATGATCGCTATGTTGCTATTCGAGACCCCTTAAGATACTCAGTCACCATGAACTGGGGGATTTGTGGGATGTTGGCTGCTGGGTCATGGTTAGGTGGCTTTATGGCATCCACAGTGGACACAGTTACCACATTCCAGCTCTCATTCTGCCAGGATAATGTTATAGATCATTTCTTGTGTGAAATGCCTGCCCTACTGCACCTCTCTTGTACTGACACAACCCATGCAGAGTTGGTCATGCAGATCCTCTGTATCTTTACTCTTTTGTGCCCTATCACATTCATCATTCTTTCTTATGCACACATCATCATTGCTGTCCTGAGAATTCGCTCTGCCCAGGGACGCAGAAAAGCCTTCTCTACTTGTTCCTCTCATCTTCTGGTTGTCACCCTATTTTTTGGGACTGTAATGTCTCTTTACATGAAGCCTCAGTCTCTGTCCTCTCCAGAATACAATAAGATTGTTTCTGTGTTTTATGTGGTTTTCACACCTGCCCTCAACCCTCTCATCTATAGCCTGAGGAATAAGGAGGTGAAAATGGCCTTGAGAAAACTTTTGGGGAAACCTGAAGGTGCTTAA